The following proteins are co-located in the Desulfurococcus amylolyticus Z-533 genome:
- a CDS encoding glycosyltransferase family 39 protein, producing MVRERILVIVIAVIAIMVFALNAYHFEELESVKMGKGYVSDEVWYVGSARTILVKVFGLEPRMPEDNYGYTIIYNGQIDYSLIMRIAGKLGVSIRSDYSDLKAFYASGYKGNLTLFIDEIKKYISVSDVIPGWMMPDHNGINNYINQEHPPLGKYITAAVMYLVGDQPLYWRLPVVLLGALSVILVYSSMRKLTGNIVVAFATSLLFMVDPLTRTLFSIVLLDGFTTFFSILSFHYAVDRKYYESLIAGIIAGLFKFTGLFTLIPLLILYLRRELRKNPSFANLAYTTIVFILAATSLFLLAFTCVSIPLIRYMGLGNWVKYSLLGSIEWHTSIKCNGPCPGSSSPWDWFLGVNGFTVYVDPTVVAIGFYPFWSTVLVSLVLLAPLIIKDKRYGILWIYLVGVFTGYLIVWAMGGRSQYSFYSIQLAPFTYMYLAYMVVYVLNKDNITYVGSSYSKLFSYIVKLLLS from the coding sequence TTGGTTAGGGAGAGAATACTGGTAATTGTTATCGCTGTGATTGCTATCATGGTTTTCGCTCTTAACGCGTACCACTTTGAAGAACTTGAATCGGTGAAGATGGGTAAGGGCTATGTATCTGATGAGGTATGGTATGTAGGCTCCGCACGCACTATACTCGTCAAGGTTTTCGGATTGGAACCCAGGATGCCTGAGGATAACTATGGCTACACGATAATCTATAATGGCCAGATAGATTACTCACTGATAATGAGGATAGCTGGAAAGCTCGGAGTATCCATACGGAGCGACTACAGTGATTTAAAGGCATTCTATGCTTCGGGGTACAAGGGTAATCTAACCCTTTTCATCGATGAGATTAAGAAGTATATTAGTGTAAGCGATGTAATACCCGGGTGGATGATGCCTGATCACAATGGTATAAACAACTACATCAACCAAGAGCACCCGCCGCTAGGCAAGTATATCACTGCGGCCGTAATGTACCTAGTGGGGGATCAGCCATTATACTGGAGGCTACCCGTGGTGCTGCTTGGAGCATTATCGGTAATACTGGTTTACTCATCTATGAGGAAGCTTACTGGTAATATCGTTGTTGCATTTGCTACCTCATTGCTATTCATGGTGGATCCATTGACTAGGACGCTTTTCTCCATAGTACTCCTAGATGGTTTCACAACTTTCTTCTCCATACTCTCATTCCACTACGCGGTAGACAGGAAGTACTATGAATCACTTATAGCCGGCATTATCGCTGGATTATTCAAGTTCACCGGGTTATTCACGTTGATACCACTACTAATACTTTACCTTAGGAGGGAGCTCAGGAAAAACCCCTCTTTCGCCAACCTGGCTTACACTACAATAGTATTCATACTCGCTGCCACATCACTATTCCTACTGGCATTCACATGCGTATCCATACCATTAATAAGGTATATGGGTCTAGGCAACTGGGTCAAATACTCTCTGCTCGGTTCTATAGAGTGGCATACAAGCATAAAGTGTAATGGGCCATGTCCGGGTAGTTCTTCTCCTTGGGACTGGTTTCTAGGTGTAAACGGGTTTACTGTATACGTGGATCCAACGGTGGTAGCTATTGGGTTCTACCCGTTTTGGTCCACTGTGCTAGTATCACTAGTGTTGCTGGCTCCGTTAATCATCAAGGACAAGAGGTATGGCATCCTCTGGATTTACCTGGTAGGAGTATTCACAGGCTACCTTATAGTATGGGCTATGGGAGGGAGATCACAGTATAGTTTCTACAGCATACAATTGGCTCCATTCACATACATGTACCTGGCATACATGGTTGTCTACGTGTTGAATAAGGATAACATTACCTACGTGGGTAGTTCATACAGTAAATTATTCTCCTACATCGTCAAGCTATTATTGAGTTAG